Proteins encoded by one window of Bacillus rossius redtenbacheri isolate Brsri chromosome 14, Brsri_v3, whole genome shotgun sequence:
- the LOC134538855 gene encoding ras-related protein Rab-21 — MANNTSGTNASCAYNFKVVLLGEGCVGKTSLVLRYVEDKFNDKHITTLQASFLNKKINIAGKRVNLCIWDTAGQERFHALGPIFYRMSNGAVLVYDITDEDSFQKVKNWVKELKKMLGNEVCLAIAGNKIDLEKERTVAIEDAEAYAVSVGAKHFLTSAKQNRGIEELFLELTRRMMERAREADQKASSLKRSGSARRNIVVVDDEVPAAGPRAGCCAGQAS; from the exons atGGCAAATAATACGTCAGGTACTAATGCTTCGTGCGCTTATAACTTTAAAGTTGTTCTACTTGGTGAAGGATGCGTGGGTAAAACTTCTCTTGTTTTGAGATACGTTGAAGATAAATTTAACGACAAGCATATTACGACACTTCAG GCATCGTTTTTAAATAAGAAGATAAATATTGCTGGAAAGAGGGTTAACTTGTGTATTTGGGACACAGCTGGCCAAGAGAGGTTCCATGCCCTAGGACCAATTTTCTATAGGATGTCAAATGGTGCTGTCCTGGTGTATGATATAACAGATGAAGACTCTTTCCAGAAG GTGAAGAACTGGGTGAAGGAACTGAAGAAAATGCTCGGTAATGAAGTCTGCCTGGCCATTGCGGGGAACAAGATAGACTTGGAGAAGGAGCGGACCGTTGCCATAGAAGATGCAGAGGC GTACGCCGTCTCGGTGGGGGCCAAGCACTTCCTGACGTCGGCGAAGCAGAACCGGGGCATCGAGGAGCTGTTCCTGGAGCTGACGCGGCGGATGATGGAGCGGGCCCGGGAGGCCGACCAGAAGGCCAGCTCCCTGAAGCGGTCGGGCAGCGCGCGTCGCAACATCGTGGTGGTGGACGACGAGGTCCCCGCGGCGGGGCCCAGGGCCGGCTGCTGCGCGGGCCAGGCCTCCTAG